One region of Quercus lobata isolate SW786 chromosome 2, ValleyOak3.0 Primary Assembly, whole genome shotgun sequence genomic DNA includes:
- the LOC115978118 gene encoding 15.7 kDa heat shock protein, peroxisomal-like — MADAFFGYPFRRFFLSPTIFREWSGSTALMDWLESPNAHIYKINVPGYSKDNIKVQIEDGNVLHIKGEGGKEEQHNAKDTVWLVAERGTGKEEFSREIELPENVKVDQIKAQVENGVLTITVPKDTTQKSSKVRNINITSKL, encoded by the exons ATGGCTGATGCGTTTTTTGGGTACCCCTTCAGGCGCTTCTTCTTGAGCCCTACGATCTTCCGTGAATGGTCTGGATCGACGGCCCTCATGGACTGGCTCGAATCCCCTAATGCCCACATCTACAAGATCAACGTTCCAG GTTACAGCAAAGATAACATAAAGGTGCAAATAGAGGATGGTAACGTTTTGCACATAAAAGGAGAAGGTGGGAAAGAGGAGCAGCACAATGCAAAAGACACTGTTTGGCTTGTAGCTGAGAGAGGGACAGGAAAGGAAGAGTTTTCTAGGGAAATTGAATTGCCGGAGAATGTGAAGGTGGATCAGATTAAGGCCCAAGTAGAGAATGGTGTTCTCACTATTACTGTCCCAAAAGATACTACCCAAAAGTCATCCAAAGTTAGAAACATCAACATTACTAGCAAGCTTTGA
- the LOC115978103 gene encoding plasmodesmata-located protein 7-like, whose translation MGRRRRSSSSSFLSLFIFLVSFTSLPIPSLSSDTDTFVFGGCTQQKYTQNSPYESNLNSLLTSLVNSATYSSYNNYTITASTPQDTLYGLYQCRGDLSMPDCATCVARSVTQFGVLCPQTCGGAVQLQGCYVKYDNATFLGVEDKTVVLKKCGPSIGYDDDAMSRRDAVLGALASSGGPYRVGGSGEVQGVAQCVGDLSSGECQDCVSEAIGRLKSDCGGAVYGDMFLAKCYARYQTGSAHSIYSKAHHDKSTTDGEKTFAIIIGLLTGVALLIIFLTFIRKVFEGPGK comes from the exons atgggaagaagaagaagaagctcaaGCTCATCATTTCTatcactcttcatcttccttgtCTCATTCACTTCTCTCCCcattccttctctctcttccgACACAGACACCTTTGTCTTCGGAGGCTGCACTCAACAAAAATACACACAAAACTCACCCTACGAATCCAACCTCAACTCCCTCCTCACCTCTCTTGTAAACTCAGCCACCTACAGTTCCTACAACAACTACACCATCACTGCCTCAACCCCACAAGACACACTCTACGGCCTTTACCAATGCCGTGGGGACCTTTCCATGCCTGACTGTGCAACTTGTGTGGCTCGCTCGGTCACCCAATTCGGCGTTTTGTGCCCCCAAACTTGTGGTGGAGCCGTACAGCTTCAAGGGTGTTATGTCAAGTACGATAATGCTACGTTTCTAGGTGTGGAGGACAAGACTGTGGTGTTGAAGAAATGTGGACCGTCGATTGGGTATGATGATGATGCTATGAGCCGTAGAGATGCGGTGTTGGGTGCTTTGGCTAGCTCTGGAGGGCCATATAGGGTTGGGGGGTCCGGTGAGGTACAAGGTGTGGCACAGTGTGTTGGGGATTTGAGCTCGGGTGAGTGTCAGGATTGTGTGTCTGAGGCCATCGGACGGTTGAAAAGCGATTGCGGTGGGGCTGTTTATGGTGATATGTTCTTGGCTAAGTGTTATGCAAGGTACCAGACTGGTAGTGCACACAGTATTTACTCCAAGGCTCATCATG ataaatcgACTACTGACGGTGAGAAGACATTCGCAATAATAATTGGATTATTAACCGGAGTGGCTCTACTCATTATTTTCCTTACATTCATAAGAAAGGTGTTCGAGGGACCAG gtaaataa